In the genome of Pseudanabaena mucicola str. Chao 1806, the window TGGGGTAAGTCTAAATAATTGCTAGCAATATTACTAATATTAGGTAGTAATTTTTTATTGAGAGGGGCAAGTAATTTCTTATCCCGCATCTGCGTCACCATATAGTCACTGGGATAGATGATGCTATAGCCAGATCGCCCACCTGATGCTTCTAGCTTAGCTAACATAACCTCATTAGAATCATAGGCATCACCGACAACTTTAAGCCCTGTTTCTTTGGTAAATCCCTCTAAAACATCTTGGTTATTAATATAGGTAGACCAACCATAGATGTATAAAGTTTGTTTGTCTTGAATAATTGGACGTGGGACATCTTCTTTGGCAGATTCATTTCCATGCGGATCTTTATCAAAAATGCCACAGGCAGAGAGGCTAGATGCACTAGCAAAAGCAGATGTGACATAGGCAGTCTGTCTAAGAAATTTACGTCGAGAGATGCTCATAGAGGTTGATATTATTAGGTCGCAACAGTAGTTTTGGGAAGTGCAACACAATCTTCAGGCATCCATGAAACATAGACCTGACTGTTAAAAGGAGGAGTCTTTTCGCCTTGGTGATTAGAACGAACGAGGGTAACTCGAACGGGTGGCACATTTTCGCTGGCATGGAGATCAACTACAAACTGAGAGTGATCGCCCAAATAAAGGACATTATTGAGGATGCCGCGATAGGTATTGTAGGGTTGATTGGGATATTCGGTAGAGAGTTTGATTTTTTCAGGTCTGACGCTGACGACTGCTTCAGGGATAGGCAGCCAATGTCTAGGCTTGGCGGCGACAATCGCTAAGCCAGTAGATGATCGCAACTCCACAAATGCGCCATCCTGCTCAATTACTCGACATTCAAACAAATTAGTTTCGCCCACAAAATCAGCAACAAAGGCTGAAGATGGACGATCATAAACTTCTGCAGGTGTGCCAATCTGCTCAATCCTGCCTTGATTCATGACTGCAATTCTAGAAGAGATCGCAAGGGCTTCACCTTGATCATGTGTAACCATGATGAAAGAAATACCTAACTCATATTGCAAGTTCGATAGCTCCACCTGCATTTCCTTACGCAGCTTGAAGTCCAATGCGGCAAGCGGTTCATCTAGCAAAATCACCTTAGGACGATTAACTAAGGCTCTTGCTAGTGCTACCCGTTGTTGCTGACCACCTGAGATTTGACTTGGATAGCGATCGCTTAAATGGGAAAGCCGAACTTGCTTGAGAGCTTCTTTAACCCTTTGTTGAATTTCTGGCTTTGCCACCCCCTTGACCGACAATCCAAAGGCAACATTATTAAAAATGGTCATATGTCCAAA includes:
- a CDS encoding ABC transporter ATP-binding protein, which produces MAQSTPAKQFATSTGTVPDVELQRVFKMFGNNTVVQSVDLQVQRGELFSILGPSGCGKTTLLRLVAGFEEPSAGEVLIQGNPMTYIPAYKRPVNTVFQSYALFGHMTIFNNVAFGLSVKGVAKPEIQQRVKEALKQVRLSHLSDRYPSQISGGQQQRVALARALVNRPKVILLDEPLAALDFKLRKEMQVELSNLQYELGISFIMVTHDQGEALAISSRIAVMNQGRIEQIGTPAEVYDRPSSAFVADFVGETNLFECRVIEQDGAFVELRSSTGLAIVAAKPRHWLPIPEAVVSVRPEKIKLSTEYPNQPYNTYRGILNNVLYLGDHSQFVVDLHASENVPPVRVTLVRSNHQGEKTPPFNSQVYVSWMPEDCVALPKTTVAT